From the genome of Colletotrichum higginsianum IMI 349063 chromosome 4, whole genome shotgun sequence, one region includes:
- a CDS encoding Arginase family protein has translation MRFLTVILLCLPNTTGAAWKLPHSAFGNVESPRGNQIPIGLENDDEIGTFGASSFAGLRTFANLPFVDCFSDQDTRDHKYDIAIFGASHDTWLYAHLNECGRQRPAVQERGLALQLYGQVANGRALGNGASIQARRPPGIDHAQNPLQDWATVVDCGDARLTWLDNTASLKRLDKAHTVISGRAAANSSVSSTPRILTLGGDHTTTLSALRSTYRRWGPVAVIHFDSHIDTWDPAVLGKFPRGGVNLGEQYAEKVIFLLQEAEYPSMPNFVRGLNHGTFLHIAHEEHLILNNSIHAGIRAPLVRRKGDLRNDVRCGFEIVTARDLDKFGAHGVISKIKERVGDSRVYVSVDIDVLDPAYAPATGTAEPGGWSTRELLTVLDGLEGLSIVGADVVEVAPAYDNNGETTVLAAAEIAYSLIDLMVLTPVRSKADDDA, from the exons ATGCGGTTCCTGACAGTCATTCTACTATGCCTTCCAAACACCACCGGCGCTGCTTGGAAGCTCCCCCACTCAGCATTCGGCAATGTTGAGTCTCCTCGGGGCAACCAGATACCGATCGGCCTCGAGAACGATGATGAGATTGGCACGTTCGGAGCTAGTTCGTTTGCTGGGCTGAGGACGTTTGCGAACCTCCCATTCGTGGACTGCTTCTCCGACCAAGACACCAGGGATCACAAGTACGACATTGCCATCTTCGGCGCCTCTCACGACACT TGGTTGTATGCTCATCTAAATGAATGTGGAAGACAACGACCGGCCGTCCAGGAGCGCGGTTTGGCCCTCCAGCTATACGGACAGGTAGCCAACGGAAGGGCCCTGGGGAATGGAGCATCTATACAGGCACGCCGCCCTCCAGGGATTGATCATGCGCA AAACCCATTGCAAGACTGGGCAACCGTGGTGGACTGCGGCGATGCGCGGCTCACGTGGCTGGACAACACGGCATCGCTAAAGAGGCTCGACAAAGCCCACACC GTCATCTCTGGTCGAGCAGCGGCAAACTCGAGCGTttcgtcgacgccaaggataCTTACTCTGGGAGGCGACCACACCACGACCTTGTCTGCGCTTCGGTCAACCTACCGGAGATGGGGCCCTGTTGCCGTCATTCACTTCGATAGCCATATCG ATACCTGGGACCCTGCAGTTCTCGGTAAGTTCCCCAGGGGTGGTGTTAACTTGGGCGAGCAATATGCTGAGAAGGTCATTTTTCTTCTCCAGGAGGCGGAATATCCGAGTATGC CTAATTTCGTCAGAGGACTGAACCATGGGACATTCCTCCACATCGCCCACGAAGAG CACTTGATTTTGAACAACTCCATCCACGCCGGCATCCGGGCCCCCTTGGTCAGGCGGAAAGGCGACCTGAGAAACGACGTCCGTTGCGGGTTCGAAATCGTCACCGCCCGTGACCTGGACAAGTTTGGCGCCCATGGCGTCATCTCGAAGATTAAGGAGCGCGTCGGCGACTCCAGGGTCTACGTCAGtgtcgacatcgacgtcctTGACCCGGCATATGCCCCAG CCACGGGGACGGCTGAGCCGGGGGGCTGGTCGACGCGAGAGCTCCTCACcgttctcgacggcctcgaaggGTTGTCGATAGTCGGCGCAGACGTCGTGGAGGTTGCGCCCGCGTacgacaacaacggcgaGACCACCGTTCTGGCCGCAGCAGAGATTGCCTATTCTCTGATCGACCTTATGGTCCTGACGCCTGTCCGATCAAAGGCGGACGACGATGCTTGA